A genome region from Halorussus pelagicus includes the following:
- a CDS encoding carbonic anhydrase: MHETVIELLQRNADHAAEFQSAFGDVQDAQHPDAVTVCCSDSRVLQDAMWGNDEPGRLFTCSNIGNRVVQRTDAGEVVSGDVLYPLEHTGTDTAVVVGHTGCGAVTATYDALTEGLSEPPGIDHCLDLLKPALEAGVAALPEDIGRTEAINRLVEYNVDRQVESLVESDDVPADTDIVGVVYDFQDVYGERRGEVHLINVGGETTVETLREEHPDIEDRIGRLWAY, translated from the coding sequence ATGCACGAGACCGTCATCGAACTGCTCCAGCGCAACGCCGACCACGCCGCGGAGTTCCAGTCGGCGTTTGGCGACGTACAGGACGCCCAGCACCCGGATGCGGTCACAGTCTGTTGCTCAGACTCGCGCGTGCTTCAGGACGCGATGTGGGGCAACGACGAACCCGGACGCCTCTTTACCTGTAGCAACATCGGCAACCGCGTCGTCCAGCGGACCGACGCGGGCGAAGTCGTCTCGGGCGACGTGCTCTACCCTCTCGAACATACCGGCACTGATACCGCGGTCGTCGTCGGTCACACCGGCTGTGGAGCCGTCACGGCGACCTACGACGCGTTGACTGAGGGTCTCTCGGAACCGCCGGGCATCGACCACTGTCTCGACCTGCTGAAGCCCGCCCTCGAAGCAGGCGTCGCGGCGTTGCCCGAGGACATCGGCCGGACCGAGGCGATAAATCGACTCGTGGAGTACAACGTCGATAGGCAGGTCGAGTCGCTGGTCGAGAGCGACGACGTGCCCGCCGACACCGACATCGTCGGCGTCGTCTACGACTTTCAGGACGTGTACGGCGAGCGCCGCGGCGAGGTCCACCTCATCAACGTCGGCGGTGAGACGACTGTCGAGACCCTGCGCGAGGAGCATCCGGACATCGAGGACCGAATCGGGCGGCTCTGGGCGTACTGA
- a CDS encoding PIN domain-containing protein, translating into MNEAAQTRVGEKSEQLLLYVACVLASDADIWSDDSDFEEQVVVDIHLTSG; encoded by the coding sequence ATCAACGAGGCGGCTCAAACGCGCGTCGGAGAGAAATCGGAACAACTTCTGCTGTACGTCGCGTGCGTGCTGGCCAGCGACGCCGACATCTGGAGCGACGACTCCGACTTCGAAGAACAAGTTGTTGTCGATATCCACTTGACCAGCGGGTAA
- a CDS encoding AbrB/MazE/SpoVT family DNA-binding domain-containing protein → MSAETDRQGRLYIPKKIREKYGQKYHIVMYEDRIELIPVADDPLAAVREAAGELRDTSIEEIQEDIEAEAKDEAEEVGGDR, encoded by the coding sequence ATGTCAGCAGAGACGGATAGGCAGGGGCGACTGTACATTCCGAAAAAGATTCGAGAGAAGTACGGCCAGAAGTATCACATCGTTATGTATGAGGATAGAATCGAACTAATTCCGGTGGCAGACGACCCTCTCGCCGCGGTCCGCGAAGCCGCAGGTGAGCTTCGTGATACGTCAATCGAGGAGATTCAGGAGGACATAGAGGCAGAGGCGAAAGACGAGGCCGAAGAGGTCGGCGGTGACAGATGA
- a CDS encoding PIN domain-containing protein has translation MTVYVETDFLLALAKETDWLQGSAEDALAEYDVETSPFSYLELLLARERYEFDYVPLVANLLELVPVRDEEEQQVVLKAVNYYDEGMTPFDAFHAATAETRGMNVLSSEKDYEEIEVERVSLEPTDEE, from the coding sequence ATGACGGTGTACGTCGAGACCGATTTCTTGCTCGCGCTCGCCAAAGAGACTGATTGGCTGCAGGGTTCCGCAGAGGACGCCCTCGCCGAGTACGATGTCGAAACGTCACCGTTCTCGTATCTCGAATTACTTCTCGCCCGAGAACGCTACGAGTTCGACTACGTTCCGCTGGTGGCGAATCTACTCGAACTCGTTCCCGTACGGGACGAGGAGGAGCAACAGGTAGTGCTGAAAGCCGTCAACTACTACGACGAGGGAATGACGCCGTTCGACGCGTTCCACGCGGCGACTGCGGAAACGCGAGGGATGAACGTACTTTCTTCCGAGAAAGACTACGAAGAGATCGAAGTCGAACGAGTCTCACTCGAACCGACCGACGAAGAGTGA
- a CDS encoding chorismate mutase, with protein sequence MVDDDTERRHPDEMSLAELREEIESIDREIVELIARRTYVAETVAEVKAQREMPTTDEDQEQRVMDRAGENAEQFDVDANLVKAIFRLLIELNKVEQRETR encoded by the coding sequence ATGGTTGACGACGACACAGAACGACGGCACCCGGACGAGATGAGCCTCGCGGAACTCCGCGAGGAGATCGAAAGCATCGACCGCGAGATAGTCGAACTCATCGCCCGCCGGACCTACGTGGCCGAGACGGTCGCGGAGGTCAAAGCCCAGCGGGAGATGCCCACGACCGACGAGGACCAAGAACAGCGCGTGATGGACCGCGCGGGCGAGAACGCCGAGCAGTTCGACGTGGACGCCAACTTGGTGAAAGCGATTTTCAGGCTGTTGATAGAGTTGAACAAGGTCGAACAGCGCGAAACGCGGTAA
- a CDS encoding shikimate kinase, producing the protein MDGRASAPAAGTVLNALACGKGSAFAIDAETTATVELDASGSFDAEIADAPDADTTLIERCVELGVAEYADEVADISGGRVRTESEIPMAAGLKSSSAAANATVLATLSALGVADEVPREAACRLGVRAARDAGVTVTGAFDDASASMLGGVTVTDNRSDELLAREPVEWDVAVWTPPEQAYSADADAERCQRIAPVAEVVADLALDGRYGDAMTVNGFAFAAALGFSADPMLEALPDVQGVSLSGTGPSFVAVGERAAVEQVREHWSKRDGTTWLTTTQNDGTRTR; encoded by the coding sequence ATGGACGGCCGAGCATCCGCCCCCGCGGCGGGCACGGTACTCAACGCGCTCGCCTGCGGGAAGGGGTCGGCGTTCGCCATCGACGCCGAGACGACCGCGACGGTCGAACTCGACGCCTCGGGGTCGTTCGACGCCGAAATCGCCGACGCGCCCGACGCCGACACGACCCTGATAGAGCGCTGTGTCGAGTTGGGGGTCGCGGAGTACGCCGACGAAGTAGCGGATATCTCCGGCGGCCGCGTCCGGACCGAGAGCGAGATTCCGATGGCCGCCGGACTCAAGAGTTCCAGTGCCGCCGCGAACGCCACCGTGCTGGCGACGCTCTCGGCGCTCGGCGTCGCCGACGAGGTGCCCCGCGAGGCGGCCTGCCGACTCGGCGTCCGGGCGGCCCGCGACGCGGGCGTGACCGTCACCGGCGCGTTCGACGACGCGAGCGCGAGCATGCTCGGCGGCGTCACCGTCACCGACAACCGGAGCGACGAACTGCTCGCCCGCGAACCTGTCGAGTGGGACGTTGCGGTCTGGACCCCGCCCGAGCAGGCCTACAGCGCCGACGCCGACGCCGAGCGGTGCCAGCGCATCGCGCCGGTCGCAGAAGTCGTCGCGGACCTCGCGCTCGACGGCCGGTACGGCGACGCGATGACGGTCAACGGCTTTGCGTTCGCCGCGGCGCTCGGGTTCTCGGCGGACCCGATGTTAGAGGCCCTACCGGACGTGCAGGGCGTTTCGCTGTCGGGCACCGGCCCGAGTTTCGTCGCGGTCGGCGAGCGCGCGGCGGTCGAACAGGTACGCGAACATTGGAGCAAACGAGATGGTACGACATGGTTGACGACGACACAGAACGACGGCACCCGGACGAGATGA
- a CDS encoding DUF5796 family protein: MSARNDVAPDTLGVELSEDGIVVEYTDGREAYYRGVPTKESGTLRAQPGKLVQILVTDPTETEGVLMYVNDRNTHDDILESTGVGRVMLEPGEEEELFPGVTVRVDGYAIEVEADPETARGRVFVFEEDELGEQSYEIVNED, encoded by the coding sequence ATGAGCGCACGCAACGACGTGGCCCCCGACACCCTCGGCGTTGAGTTGTCCGAGGACGGCATCGTCGTGGAGTACACCGACGGCCGGGAGGCCTACTACCGCGGGGTTCCGACGAAGGAGTCGGGCACCCTCCGCGCCCAACCCGGCAAACTCGTCCAGATTCTCGTGACGGACCCGACCGAGACCGAGGGCGTGCTGATGTACGTCAACGACCGCAACACCCACGACGACATCCTCGAATCGACCGGCGTCGGTCGGGTAATGCTCGAACCGGGCGAGGAAGAGGAACTGTTCCCCGGCGTCACGGTGCGCGTGGACGGCTACGCCATCGAAGTCGAGGCCGACCCCGAGACGGCCCGCGGCCGGGTGTTCGTCTTCGAGGAGGACGAACTCGGCGAACAGTCCTACGAAATCGTCAACGAGGACTAA
- a CDS encoding DUF7508 domain-containing protein, translating into MPLPKRWQTLNRPTVGSAPEQYGVYELGEDGDVLEVGWGVLRDELKDALAYGSGDEVRWKTCQTKAEARESANEHRERAGL; encoded by the coding sequence ATGCCACTACCGAAACGCTGGCAGACGCTGAACCGGCCGACGGTCGGCTCTGCGCCCGAGCAGTACGGCGTCTACGAACTCGGCGAGGACGGCGACGTGCTAGAAGTCGGGTGGGGCGTCCTCCGCGACGAACTCAAGGACGCGCTGGCCTACGGGTCGGGCGACGAAGTGCGCTGGAAGACCTGCCAGACGAAGGCCGAGGCGCGCGAGTCGGCGAATGAACACCGCGAGCGCGCCGGGTTGTAG
- a CDS encoding DUF7128 family protein, whose product MVVTTERDEMTWYKCEGCGMMFDDEEDAEQHEANCDHEDPSYIQ is encoded by the coding sequence ATGGTCGTCACAACCGAACGCGACGAGATGACGTGGTACAAGTGCGAGGGCTGTGGAATGATGTTCGACGACGAGGAGGACGCCGAGCAACACGAAGCCAACTGCGACCACGAAGACCCCTCGTACATCCAGTAG
- a CDS encoding AAA family ATPase: MNAKGSAAVELTVQGAEKRDAGRGIARVPESARSALGVLSGDTVVVEGERDTVVKVWPAGTDVERGVLQVDGETRANAGVSIGDTVTVRQISVADAQSVTLAPTATFDPDDRETLETALKRTLRDRPVKEGERVRIERLGDGGTFHVGGTDPDGVVRVTDDTAVRVALSGSSGAAGTSADSESGSVSIPIGGDDGAGDDAPTKPTGATYEDIGGLEEELRRVREMVELPLSNPQLFRRLGIDPPKGVLLYGPPGTGKTMIAKAVANEVNAHFITVSGPEIMSKYKGESEERMREVFEQARENAPTIVFFDEIDAIAGERDEDSDVENRVVAQMLSMMDGLESRGEVVVIGATNRVDAIDPALRRGGRFDREIEIGVPGEAGRREIMDVHTRGMPLAEDLDLDRLAASTHGFVGADLHTLSTEAAMAALRRARDAGADEEELMNVEVTRADFESAMASVDPSAMREFVAESPEIDFSAVGDLDEAKQTLTEAVEWPLAYRNIFEKTNTEPPTGILLHGPPGTGKTLLARALAGESDVNFIHVDGPELLDRYVGESEKAVREIFDRARQASPAIVFFDEIDSIAGERGGGMGGGAEVSERVVSQLLTEMDGLAENPNMVVLAATNRRDALDRALLRPGRLEEHIEVPAPNEAGRRAILSVHADDKPLADDVSLDDLAAELEGYTGADLEAVVRDASMRAIREAADAWGVEQADRNADEIEIGRKHFDAAVEKLRPTLD; encoded by the coding sequence ATGAACGCGAAGGGTTCGGCCGCAGTCGAACTCACCGTACAGGGCGCAGAGAAGCGCGACGCGGGCCGGGGAATCGCGCGCGTCCCCGAATCCGCCCGGTCGGCGCTGGGCGTCCTGAGCGGCGACACCGTGGTCGTAGAGGGCGAGCGCGACACCGTGGTCAAGGTGTGGCCAGCAGGAACCGACGTAGAGCGCGGGGTCCTCCAAGTGGACGGCGAGACGCGCGCCAACGCCGGAGTCAGCATCGGCGACACCGTGACCGTCCGGCAAATTTCGGTCGCCGACGCCCAGTCGGTGACGCTCGCGCCGACCGCGACGTTCGACCCCGACGACCGCGAGACGCTAGAAACCGCGCTCAAGCGAACGCTCAGAGACCGGCCGGTCAAAGAGGGCGAGCGCGTCCGCATCGAACGCCTCGGGGACGGCGGGACCTTCCACGTCGGGGGGACCGACCCCGACGGCGTGGTCCGCGTGACCGACGACACCGCGGTCAGGGTCGCGCTGTCGGGGAGTTCCGGCGCGGCCGGGACGAGCGCCGACTCCGAATCCGGGAGCGTTTCCATACCGATTGGGGGCGACGACGGCGCGGGCGACGACGCCCCGACGAAGCCGACGGGCGCGACCTACGAGGACATCGGCGGTCTCGAAGAGGAACTCCGGCGGGTCCGCGAGATGGTCGAACTGCCCCTCTCGAACCCCCAACTGTTCCGACGACTCGGCATCGACCCGCCGAAGGGCGTCCTGCTCTATGGCCCGCCCGGCACCGGGAAGACGATGATAGCGAAGGCGGTCGCCAACGAGGTCAACGCCCACTTCATCACGGTTTCCGGGCCGGAAATCATGAGCAAGTACAAGGGCGAGAGCGAGGAGCGCATGCGGGAGGTGTTCGAGCAGGCCCGTGAGAACGCCCCGACAATCGTCTTCTTCGACGAGATAGACGCCATCGCGGGCGAGCGAGACGAGGACAGCGACGTGGAGAACCGCGTCGTCGCCCAGATGCTCTCGATGATGGACGGGCTGGAGTCCCGCGGCGAGGTTGTGGTCATCGGCGCGACCAACCGCGTGGACGCCATCGACCCCGCGCTCCGCCGAGGCGGGCGCTTCGACCGCGAAATCGAAATCGGCGTGCCCGGCGAGGCGGGCCGCCGCGAGATTATGGACGTTCACACCCGCGGAATGCCGCTGGCAGAGGATTTGGACCTCGACAGACTCGCGGCCAGCACGCACGGGTTCGTCGGCGCGGACCTCCACACGCTCTCGACGGAGGCCGCAATGGCGGCGCTCCGGCGGGCGCGCGACGCCGGGGCCGACGAAGAGGAGCTGATGAACGTCGAAGTCACCCGCGCGGACTTCGAGAGCGCGATGGCCTCCGTGGACCCCTCGGCGATGCGGGAGTTCGTCGCCGAATCGCCCGAAATCGACTTCTCGGCGGTGGGCGATTTGGACGAGGCCAAGCAGACGCTGACCGAGGCCGTCGAGTGGCCGCTGGCGTATCGCAACATCTTCGAGAAGACCAACACCGAACCGCCGACGGGCATCCTGCTCCACGGGCCGCCCGGCACGGGCAAGACCCTGCTCGCGCGGGCGCTGGCGGGCGAGAGCGACGTGAACTTCATCCACGTTGACGGCCCGGAACTGCTGGACCGCTACGTCGGCGAGTCCGAGAAGGCCGTTCGGGAAATCTTCGACCGCGCGCGGCAGGCGAGTCCCGCAATCGTGTTCTTCGACGAGATCGACTCCATCGCGGGCGAGCGTGGGGGCGGGATGGGCGGCGGCGCGGAAGTCAGCGAGCGGGTCGTCTCCCAACTCCTGACCGAGATGGACGGTCTCGCCGAGAATCCCAACATGGTCGTGCTGGCCGCGACCAACCGGCGGGACGCGCTCGACCGCGCACTCTTGCGCCCCGGCCGACTGGAGGAACACATCGAGGTGCCCGCGCCCAACGAGGCGGGTCGCCGCGCGATTCTGTCGGTCCACGCCGACGACAAACCGCTCGCCGACGACGTGAGTTTAGACGACCTCGCCGCCGAGTTGGAGGGGTACACCGGCGCGGACTTGGAGGCGGTCGTCCGCGACGCCTCGATGCGCGCGATTCGGGAGGCCGCGGACGCGTGGGGCGTCGAACAGGCCGACCGGAACGCCGACGAGATCGAAATCGGCCGGAAGCACTTCGACGCCGCCGTCGAGAAGCTCCGGCCGACGCTCGACTGA
- a CDS encoding CBS domain-containing protein, giving the protein MNISDAVTTEYVDVNPGTRLGKLRGMFDEDRSLDAIVVRGEGKFDGLVTRNELVSSHRDPDTKAQSVVRNPPKISRTEDVRETARLMVENGVKLLPVFEGDAFRGVVSATGLLQTVHDNLGALDVADVYASELLTVGPDESLGEVIHLIRTHRFTRVPVVDGGEAVGMISLFDLVEFTTRETKQEQGGNSDATDSFGGGVSKSQGRTHGGWGERSGVEGRLLNLPARDVMNSPVATITPDAGLDEALDAMLERGYSSLVVVPEESAEPAGIVTETDLLRALTWTEDEQYDVQVFGVDLMDDLSRADVADRIEEIDGKYQKMDVLEANVVFHRHKEKLRGTPLLQATIRLFTDEGLFSGTGEGYGAKASFDEAASILEENALSDKERKSPRNRTERERERTAELLRWWRIGDVSEG; this is encoded by the coding sequence ATGAACATCTCCGACGCGGTTACGACCGAATACGTTGATGTGAACCCCGGCACGAGACTGGGGAAGCTCCGAGGCATGTTCGACGAGGACCGGAGCCTCGACGCCATCGTCGTCCGGGGCGAGGGGAAGTTCGACGGACTGGTCACGCGCAACGAGCTGGTGAGTTCGCACCGCGACCCCGACACGAAGGCCCAGTCGGTGGTGCGCAACCCGCCGAAGATATCTCGGACCGAGGACGTGCGCGAGACCGCGCGGTTGATGGTCGAGAACGGAGTGAAACTGCTGCCCGTGTTCGAGGGCGACGCGTTCCGGGGCGTCGTGAGCGCGACTGGTCTCCTACAGACGGTTCACGACAACCTCGGCGCGCTCGACGTGGCCGACGTGTACGCCTCGGAACTGCTGACGGTCGGTCCCGACGAAAGTCTCGGCGAGGTCATTCACCTAATTCGGACCCACAGGTTCACTCGCGTCCCGGTCGTGGACGGCGGCGAGGCGGTCGGCATGATAAGCCTCTTCGACCTCGTGGAGTTCACGACGAGAGAGACCAAACAGGAACAGGGCGGCAACAGCGATGCCACCGACTCGTTCGGCGGCGGCGTCTCCAAGAGTCAGGGTCGCACGCACGGCGGCTGGGGCGAGCGCTCGGGGGTCGAGGGGCGACTGCTGAACCTGCCAGCGCGCGATGTGATGAACTCACCCGTCGCAACGATAACGCCCGACGCGGGTCTCGACGAAGCGCTCGACGCGATGCTGGAGCGGGGCTACTCGTCGCTGGTCGTCGTCCCCGAGGAGTCCGCCGAACCCGCGGGCATCGTGACCGAGACCGACCTGCTCCGGGCGCTGACGTGGACCGAGGACGAGCAGTACGACGTGCAGGTGTTCGGCGTCGATCTGATGGACGACCTCTCGCGCGCGGACGTGGCAGACCGAATCGAGGAAATCGACGGCAAGTACCAGAAGATGGACGTGCTGGAGGCCAACGTTGTCTTCCACCGCCACAAGGAGAAGCTACGGGGGACGCCGCTCCTACAGGCCACGATTCGGCTGTTCACCGACGAGGGGTTGTTCTCGGGCACGGGCGAGGGGTACGGCGCGAAGGCGTCGTTCGACGAGGCCGCCAGCATCCTCGAAGAGAACGCGCTGTCGGACAAGGAGCGCAAGTCGCCGAGAAACCGGACCGAACGGGAGCGCGAGCGGACCGCCGAACTCCTCCGGTGGTGGCGCATCGGCGACGTTTCCGAGGGGTAG
- a CDS encoding HalOD1 output domain-containing protein, translated as MTIEMPEESLQSAFETPRAASPVEDRRRRHLTDADESASEAVVAAVANAEDADADALAPLEDCLDTESLDSLVDTKTTPPAGGLIFTRTEELATEIEVSFRYAGYDVTVSESYVLLE; from the coding sequence GTGACAATCGAGATGCCCGAAGAGTCGCTCCAGTCCGCTTTCGAGACGCCGCGGGCCGCTTCCCCGGTCGAGGACCGTCGCCGCCGACACCTCACTGACGCCGACGAGTCGGCGAGCGAAGCGGTCGTCGCCGCGGTCGCAAACGCCGAAGACGCCGACGCGGACGCGCTCGCGCCGCTTGAGGACTGCCTCGACACCGAAAGTCTCGACTCGCTCGTGGACACGAAAACCACACCGCCCGCTGGCGGTCTCATCTTCACGCGAACCGAGGAGTTGGCCACGGAGATAGAAGTCTCGTTTCGGTACGCGGGCTACGACGTGACGGTCTCGGAGAGCTACGTCCTGCTGGAGTAG
- a CDS encoding DEAD/DEAH box helicase, translating into MSDQRAAGSAAFARLGEQVRAALSERGFSTPTEPQRRAIPPLARGDHALVIAPTGTGKTETAMLPVLDAVASNQAENGPRFGISALYVTPLRALNRDMRQRLEWWGEQLDLDVDVRHGDTTDYQRQKQANDPPDVLVTTPETLQAMLTGSKLRTALEDVHHVVVDEVHELASAKRGAQLTVGLERLRELAGDFQRIGLSATVGDPGEVGRFLTGGEDCEIVEVDVGSKVEFEVSEPAITDEDERLAGELATDESVASHVRAILEVVADHDSTLVFVNTRQTAEALGSRFKQLDANVGVHHGSLSKETRIDVEDRFKAGELDALLCTSSMELGIDVGRIDHVVQYSSPREVARLLQRVGRAGHRSEEISHGTVITKHPDDTLEALAIARRAKQGDVETVEIHDGSLDTVANQIVGLVMDFGDLSAMRAYDIVTRAYPFRDLSESEFKAVCRELKGNRLVWLDEKEDRIEKSSQTWQYFYANLSMIPDEQKYAVEDIASGSQVGTLDERFVVNFAQPGEIFVQRGEMWRITEVDDDEETVKVSPIEDPGGEIPSWVGQEIPVPSDVAQEVGEMRAVAGPQFERGAPREGVATEFTNRYPTDEYTASEALSQLDRHAETESPLPTADRIVIEHAANTVVVNSCFGHKVNETLGRVLSSLVGQRTGSSVGLDVDPYRIELDVPAKVNGQAVAAVLEETDPDHVEAIIELSLKHSDSLKFKLSQVAAKFGTLRTWEGSSGGPQISRLMAALEDTPMYDEAVREVFHDDLAVEETAEVLRRIHSDDIEVVTTGGRTPVGSGGRSSGRELLAPENADASVIQTVKDRIRDDEVILFCLHCEDWKRKKPVRRVRDGPECPECDSTRIAALNPWADEVVKAVRASEKDDEQEKMTRRAHKAASLVQSHGKQAVIALAARGVGPRNAARIIAKLREDEDEFYRDILAQERQYARTQSFWD; encoded by the coding sequence ATGAGCGACCAACGGGCCGCGGGTTCTGCGGCCTTCGCACGACTCGGCGAGCAGGTGCGGGCGGCGCTCTCCGAACGCGGCTTCTCGACGCCGACCGAGCCACAGCGACGGGCTATCCCGCCGCTCGCTCGCGGCGACCACGCGCTGGTCATCGCACCGACTGGGACTGGCAAGACCGAGACCGCGATGTTGCCGGTTCTCGACGCCGTTGCGAGCAACCAGGCCGAGAACGGTCCTCGGTTCGGTATCTCGGCGCTGTACGTCACGCCGCTTCGCGCCCTCAACCGGGACATGCGCCAGCGATTGGAGTGGTGGGGCGAACAGTTGGATTTGGACGTGGACGTGCGCCACGGCGACACCACCGACTACCAGCGCCAGAAGCAGGCAAACGACCCGCCGGACGTGCTGGTGACGACGCCCGAGACCCTGCAAGCGATGTTAACTGGTTCGAAACTCCGGACGGCCCTCGAAGACGTGCATCACGTCGTCGTTGACGAGGTCCACGAACTCGCCAGCGCCAAGCGCGGCGCGCAGTTGACCGTCGGCTTGGAGCGCCTGCGCGAACTCGCGGGCGACTTCCAGCGCATCGGTCTGTCGGCGACGGTCGGCGACCCCGGCGAGGTCGGGCGCTTTCTGACCGGCGGCGAGGACTGCGAAATCGTGGAGGTGGACGTGGGGAGCAAAGTCGAGTTCGAGGTCAGCGAACCCGCGATTACCGACGAGGACGAGCGACTCGCGGGCGAACTCGCCACCGACGAGTCGGTCGCCAGCCACGTCCGGGCGATTCTGGAGGTGGTCGCAGACCACGACTCGACGCTCGTCTTCGTCAACACGCGCCAGACCGCCGAAGCCCTCGGGTCGCGGTTCAAGCAGTTGGACGCGAACGTCGGCGTCCACCACGGGTCGCTGTCGAAAGAGACCCGCATCGACGTGGAGGACCGCTTCAAGGCCGGGGAGTTAGACGCTCTGCTCTGTACCTCCTCGATGGAGTTGGGCATCGACGTGGGCCGCATCGACCACGTCGTCCAGTATTCGAGTCCCCGCGAGGTCGCGCGCCTGCTCCAGCGCGTTGGGCGCGCGGGCCACCGGAGCGAAGAGATATCGCACGGAACCGTCATCACCAAACACCCCGACGACACCCTCGAAGCGCTGGCCATCGCGCGCCGGGCAAAGCAGGGTGACGTGGAGACCGTCGAGATTCACGACGGCAGTCTCGACACCGTGGCGAACCAAATCGTGGGGTTAGTGATGGACTTCGGCGACCTCTCGGCGATGCGGGCCTACGACATCGTGACCCGCGCCTACCCCTTCCGGGACCTCTCGGAGTCGGAGTTCAAGGCGGTCTGCCGCGAGTTGAAGGGCAATCGTCTCGTCTGGCTGGACGAGAAGGAAGACCGAATCGAAAAGTCGAGTCAAACGTGGCAATACTTCTACGCCAACCTCTCGATGATTCCCGACGAGCAGAAGTACGCCGTCGAGGACATCGCCAGCGGGTCGCAGGTCGGAACCCTCGACGAGCGGTTCGTCGTCAACTTCGCCCAACCCGGCGAGATATTCGTCCAGCGCGGCGAGATGTGGCGAATCACGGAGGTTGACGACGACGAAGAGACTGTCAAGGTCTCGCCAATCGAGGACCCCGGCGGCGAGATTCCCTCGTGGGTCGGTCAAGAGATTCCGGTCCCCTCCGACGTAGCCCAAGAGGTCGGCGAGATGCGCGCCGTCGCGGGACCGCAGTTCGAGCGCGGCGCACCCCGAGAGGGCGTTGCGACGGAGTTCACGAACCGCTACCCGACAGACGAGTACACCGCGAGCGAGGCGCTCTCGCAACTCGACCGCCACGCCGAGACCGAGTCTCCGCTCCCCACCGCGGACCGAATCGTAATCGAACACGCCGCCAACACCGTGGTCGTCAATTCGTGTTTCGGCCACAAGGTCAACGAAACGCTCGGGCGGGTCCTCTCGTCGCTGGTGGGCCAGCGCACGGGGTCGTCGGTCGGTCTCGACGTGGACCCCTACCGCATCGAACTCGACGTGCCCGCGAAGGTCAACGGGCAGGCAGTCGCGGCGGTCCTCGAAGAGACCGACCCGGACCACGTCGAGGCAATCATCGAGTTGAGCCTCAAACATTCCGACTCGTTGAAGTTCAAGCTCTCGCAGGTCGCCGCGAAGTTCGGGACGCTCCGGACGTGGGAGGGCAGTTCGGGCGGACCTCAAATCTCGCGGCTGATGGCCGCGCTCGAAGACACGCCGATGTACGACGAGGCGGTTCGGGAGGTGTTTCACGACGACCTCGCGGTCGAGGAGACCGCCGAAGTCCTGCGGCGAATCCACTCAGACGACATCGAGGTCGTCACCACGGGCGGGCGCACCCCGGTCGGGTCCGGCGGGCGCTCGTCGGGCCGGGAACTGCTCGCGCCCGAGAACGCCGACGCGAGCGTCATCCAGACGGTCAAAGACAGGATTCGGGACGACGAGGTCATCCTGTTCTGTCTCCACTGCGAGGACTGGAAGCGCAAGAAACCCGTCCGGCGCGTCCGCGACGGACCGGAGTGTCCCGAGTGCGACTCGACACGCATCGCCGCGCTGAACCCGTGGGCCGACGAGGTGGTGAAGGCCGTCCGTGCGTCCGAGAAGGACGACGAGCAGGAGAAGATGACTCGCCGGGCGCACAAGGCCGCGAGCCTCGTCCAGAGCCACGGCAAGCAGGCCGTGATAGCCCTTGCGGCCCGCGGCGTCGGTCCCCGGAATGCGGCCCGAATCATCGCCAAGTTACGCGAGGACGAAGACGAGTTCTACCGCGACATTCTGGCCCAAGAGCGCCAGTACGCTCGAACCCAATCGTTCTGGGACTGA
- a CDS encoding group I truncated hemoglobin, protein MSSEETLYHRLGGEEQISSIVDDFYERVLDDESVAGFFDDVDMAAQRAHQTQFLSAVAGGPVEYDGAEMREAHEGLGLEQEHFAAIATHLEASLREFDVSDEAVEDIMSEVAALEDDILVR, encoded by the coding sequence ATGTCTTCAGAAGAAACCCTCTACCATCGGTTAGGCGGCGAAGAACAGATCTCAAGCATCGTTGACGACTTCTACGAGCGCGTCCTCGACGACGAGTCGGTCGCGGGCTTCTTCGACGATGTCGATATGGCGGCCCAACGCGCTCACCAGACGCAGTTCCTGAGTGCGGTCGCTGGCGGGCCGGTCGAGTACGACGGCGCGGAGATGCGCGAGGCCCACGAGGGTCTCGGTCTCGAACAGGAACACTTCGCGGCGATTGCGACTCATCTCGAAGCCTCGCTCCGCGAGTTCGACGTATCGGACGAGGCCGTCGAAGACATCATGTCAGAGGTCGCGGCACTCGAAGACGATATTCTCGTTCGGTAG